The following nucleotide sequence is from Candidatus Zixiibacteriota bacterium.
CCGGTTGCCTATCTCAACTACGCGTTTCGTATCCTGTTCGTGCCGCTCGGAGTGTTCGCTGTTGCGGCCGCGACTGTCGGGCTTCCGCGACTGTCCGAACAGGTGGCGGCCGGCGACGAGCACGACGCGCGCGAGACCTACGCGCGCACGCTGCAGACGGTATTCTTTCTTGTGCTTCCGACCGCGATCGCATTTTGGCTCTTCGGTGAGATGATCTGCGCCGCACTCTATCAACGCGGCCAGTTCAGCGCCGACGATGCGTATCACACGGCGCGGGCGCTGAAGTATTACGCGATTGGCCTGCCGGCCATGGCGGCAGTCCGTGTGACCGCGCCGGTCTTCTATGCGCACAAGGACACACGCACGCCGATGTACTGCGGCGTCGCATCGATCCTGGTCAATCTGGTCGCCATGGCCCTCCTTCGTGAACCGTTGGGATATGCGGGACTGGCCCTGGCAGTTGCCGGGTCGGCGGTGGTACAGGCGGGGTTGCTGATCCTGCTGGGGCAGGCACGTCACGGACCGCTGCGGGTCCGAGCGGTTCTCGGGCACTGTGTGGTCTTTGCCGCGCTCGGCTGGCTCGCGGTCCGTATCGGAGAATGGATGGCACTGCGCCCGTCGATCCAGGGACTTCCCCTCGGGATCATCACGGTGACACTTGTCGCGATTGCGACCGCGGGGCTCGTCTACATTGCGACAACCTGGATGTTCGGTTACCGTCATCTCGGCGCAGAGTTTGCTCTGCGACGGCGCTGACACACGATTTGCATGTCTGACACAACGACATTTGCCTCCCGCGTTCCCGTCGGCGGACGGCGTTGTCCGGCGCTGTGGTGCGCGGTTCTGGTGGCACTCGGCATCGTCGTCGGCGATCGCTGGGGGACACCGCTGGTCTGGTGTGCGGTACTGACCGGCCTGCTGCTCCTCTCGTTGGCGTTGTATGGGATTCCGAATCCAAAGTTGTCGACAGTCGTCACGGCAATGTTCGTCTTGGTCAGCGTCGGGGCGTTCCGAATTGCGGTCGAGAATGCCGGACGTCCCCACGCGGGATTGTTGGAACTGGCAGAATCACGGCGGCCGGTAGAGTTGTTCGGACGCATCGCCGGGATTCCCTATCAGAGGTCCCACGGCTGGCGCGCGCCGTTCGAATTGAAGGCGGTGAGCGCGGCTGGAAGCACGGCGCCGCTTTCGTCCCGGCTCCTGCTGTCAACGGGCCACTCGCTGGACGACGTTCGCTATGGCGACTATGTACGCTTCCGCGGATATGTACGATTTCCCTTTATCCGTCGCAATCCCGGGGGGCTCGATTACGCCCGCCATTTGCGGCGCCAGGGGATGGATGCCATCGCCACGCCCGTTGCCGGGCTTCGCATTCTGGCTTCCGAGGGATCGCTTTGGTCGCCGACAAATCTTGTCGAACCGGCCCGGCGGTGGATTCGGAGCATTTTCGTCGAGAATCTTCCGCCCGAGTCGAGCGCGCTGCTCTTGGGGTTTCTGCTGGGAGACACCGAACGGATTCCGCAATCGGTCGTGGATCAGTTCCGTGATTCCGGCGCCCTGCATCTGCTGGCCGTCTCGGGCGCCAATGTCTGGCTGATCGTCGGAGTGTTTTTCTGGCCGCTGTATGTGCTTCGCGTCAATCGGCGCATCCGCACATCGGCACTGATCATCATCGTCGTCCTGTTCGCGTTTCTCACGCGCAACGAGCCGTCGGTTGTCCGCGCCGCGATCGTCGTCACCATGGTGATGCTGGCCGGGGTCGTCCATCGGCCCGTTGACATCATCAATGCCGTCGGCTCTGCCGGGTTTCTGATTCTGCTGATCGCGCCGTCGCAATTGTTCCGCCCGGGATTCCAGCTTTCGTTCGCGGCAGTGCTGGCGATTGCCGTAATGCTGAGACGGGTTCACTCGTTGTGGAGTGATCCTCGCGCCGGACGTCTCAAGCGCATCTCGCGCGGAATCTTGTTCATCACCGTCTCATCGGCCGCCGCCAGCATCGCCACGGCTCCGGTCTTAGCCGCACATTTCGGCACCGTCCCGCTCGTCGGGGTGTTCTCCAACATCGTCATGGTCCCGCTCGCCGGTCTGACGGCGCAACTGGGCGTCGTGGCCTTGGGGGTCGGGGTTGTGACCCGCTCGCTGCCGGACTTCATGACATGGCCCTTGCAGCTACTCATTCGAACGGCGACCGGTGTGGCTGGGTTTTTCGCCGGGTGGCCGCATGCTGTCGTCGACTGGCCTGACCCTTCGATCGCGTCGATCACGCTCTTTTATGTCTTGCTGAGTTTGCTGTTGGCATGGCGCTTTCGCTACGCGTGGATGCGGCCGGCTGTATACACCGCGTTGGCATTGGTCGCCTGGCAGAGCGTGTCTGTCGCCTTTGGCACCATAGAGAAACCTGTCGCGGTCGCGCTCCTGGATGCCGGCAGTCAACACATCGTGGCCGTAGCGTTGCCCGGACAGGAGCCCGTCTGGTTTGCCGACAGCGCACGTGTTGTCGAAGGAACAATGCAGTGGACTGTCGAGCCGTTCGCCCGGCACGTATTCGGATCGCCGGAGTCGATCGAATGGAATGATTGGAAGACCGCGCCCGATGGCCATGCCCGAAGGTCCGACGTGGCTTCAATCCCTGGCGCGGGCCGATGGGTCCGTGTCGTTGATACGTCAGCATCCGGCGGCACGACGTCCATCATAATAGCTGATGTGATCCAATCAGGGCGAAACTGCGTCCTGCTGATTCGTGATGCCGAACAGTTCGCGGCGAAAGCGCTCAATCTCGCCGCGACCGAAGGAACTCTGATCGTTCCGGCCGACACACGTCCATTGATCCTCCGAGCGCTGGTAACGGACCTGAAACCGGAATCGGTCGTGCTGTTCGGACGCCTCCGGTACCGTCGCTATCCTGATGAAGCGGTGGCGTTCTGGCGTATCCGCTTTCCGCACACGCGCTTCTGGGCGACTGACCTGCACGGAGGAACCCTCGTTGAGCTTGACGAAACGGCCATCCGCATCAAGCCCACTATCGAGTTCTTTGACAGCGACCGGCCGGCTGTACCGTAAAGTGGCGGCACGTGCTCCCCGATAAGAGTAGAGGCGTCCTCACACAAGGGGGCAACAGCAGGAATGAGTTTTGCCGGAAATTTCAAGACCGTCTCGTTTGGCGATGCGTTGCAGTTGATTTCCACCGGCAAGAAAACCGGTGCGCTTCATCTGGAACGCGCCAAACGCAGCAAGAAGATTTTCTTTCGCGGGGGCAACATCATCGCGGCGTTGTCCGATCCGCCGACCGATGAGGAACGGCTGGGTCAGTTGCTGCTGCGTCGCGGCGAGATCACGCCCGATGTGCTGGACCGCGCACTCAAACGCCAACGTTCAACCAAACGCCGCCTCGGTCAGGTGTTGATCGATATGGATCTTCTCGCGCGCGACAAACTGATGAACGTGTTGCGCGCGCAAGTTGAAGAAGTCGTCTACGCGGTCTTCGGCTGGACTGACGGCGAGTTCCACTTCGTCGAGGCCGAAGAACCCGGCCCCTCGCAGATACTGGTGGATCTCAACACGCTAAACGTCATGATGGAGGGCGCCCGGCGCTTCGATGAATACGCCCAAATCGCACATGCGCTCCCAAGTGAGGATGCCGTCCTTCGCCACATACTCACGCCCCGAATCACGAACGGTGAAATTACGCTCACGTCGGAGGACCTGGAGGTTTTAGTCGCGATCGACGGCGAGCGTACGGTCGGAGAGATCGTCGGGCACTCGATGCACGGCGAGTACGCGGCGTCCAAGGCGCTGCACAAGGTCCTGTCGGCGTCGCTGGCCGAACCGTGTCCGCAAAAATCCGAGACGGCGCGGCAACGGGCCGATGAGGGAGACGTGTTCAATCTGATCTATCAGGTCTATTCGCGGGCGTTGGAAGCGGCCCGTCAGATATTGGCCGATCAACTCGGGGCGGCGGGCGACCGTCTGTTCATGCGCATTCCCGAGTCCTGCGAGGACGATGCCCGGGGAATGTCCCACATGCTGGTCGATCGTGGGGGCAACGGCGGCGTAGCCGCCTTTCGCGATCTGGCGGCACAGATTCCCGATGCCGTCCGCCTGCATCGAGTCCTGGATGTCTCGGGGCGCACACTCCGCCACGCGATTGACAGCGTACGCGACCGCCTGGGCTCGCATCGCGCCAATCAGCTCGTTCGCCACATCGAACAGGATCTCATGCTGGTGTTGGGGCAGAAGCGAGATATTGCCGATAATTATGACATACGACGGGAGCTGAACTTCGCCCTGCGGGGAGACGCATCGTGACGAAACAGGCAACCAGAATGACGACAGCGTTTCTGGGACTCGCGATCCATGCCACGCCGGCCATCGCCGACGCGGGCCCTGGTGGCTCGCGCGCCAGTTCCTTTCTGATTGAGACTATCGTAATGCTGATCGTTGCCGCGCTGGTCTTCCTGAGCATCAAAGTCTACTTGTCCATCCGTGGCGGGAAAGTGGGGGCTGGCTGGCTTTGGCTAATGGGCGGCTTCGGAGTTTGGTGCCTTGGGCAGGCCGCTTTCTTCTGCGGCGAGATTGGAATCATTCCGGCGATCGGTCTGTGGCTCGATGTCATCCGCATTGTCGCTTTAGCGCTGGTTTTAGTGGCGATGCTGCGGTTTCGCAAACTGTTCGCCTGAACACGCTTGATTGTCGTCGGATCAGCACCTGTAGGGCCAATCCAACACATTCGCTCTTGCGCAGTTATCCGCCTCACGCCTTCGGCCGGACGTAAGCCGATGCGCGTGCGCTGATTCCGCATTAAGTCCCCGGCACGGCACGTCGATATCAACAAAGAGACCCTGCCGCCGGATGCAGGGCGGTGCACAACGGCGGCGGAAGCGCATGGTCCATCGCCACAGGCATGCACATGATCAGTGTCGCGGAATTAGACGAGCGTATCGACAAGTGTCTGGCCATCCTGGCGCAGAACCCACATTCGCGCGTGTTCG
It contains:
- a CDS encoding ComEC/Rec2 family competence protein, whose translation is MSDTTTFASRVPVGGRRCPALWCAVLVALGIVVGDRWGTPLVWCAVLTGLLLLSLALYGIPNPKLSTVVTAMFVLVSVGAFRIAVENAGRPHAGLLELAESRRPVELFGRIAGIPYQRSHGWRAPFELKAVSAAGSTAPLSSRLLLSTGHSLDDVRYGDYVRFRGYVRFPFIRRNPGGLDYARHLRRQGMDAIATPVAGLRILASEGSLWSPTNLVEPARRWIRSIFVENLPPESSALLLGFLLGDTERIPQSVVDQFRDSGALHLLAVSGANVWLIVGVFFWPLYVLRVNRRIRTSALIIIVVLFAFLTRNEPSVVRAAIVVTMVMLAGVVHRPVDIINAVGSAGFLILLIAPSQLFRPGFQLSFAAVLAIAVMLRRVHSLWSDPRAGRLKRISRGILFITVSSAAASIATAPVLAAHFGTVPLVGVFSNIVMVPLAGLTAQLGVVALGVGVVTRSLPDFMTWPLQLLIRTATGVAGFFAGWPHAVVDWPDPSIASITLFYVLLSLLLAWRFRYAWMRPAVYTALALVAWQSVSVAFGTIEKPVAVALLDAGSQHIVAVALPGQEPVWFADSARVVEGTMQWTVEPFARHVFGSPESIEWNDWKTAPDGHARRSDVASIPGAGRWVRVVDTSASGGTTSIIIADVIQSGRNCVLLIRDAEQFAAKALNLAATEGTLIVPADTRPLILRALVTDLKPESVVLFGRLRYRRYPDEAVAFWRIRFPHTRFWATDLHGGTLVELDETAIRIKPTIEFFDSDRPAVP
- a CDS encoding DUF4388 domain-containing protein — translated: MSFAGNFKTVSFGDALQLISTGKKTGALHLERAKRSKKIFFRGGNIIAALSDPPTDEERLGQLLLRRGEITPDVLDRALKRQRSTKRRLGQVLIDMDLLARDKLMNVLRAQVEEVVYAVFGWTDGEFHFVEAEEPGPSQILVDLNTLNVMMEGARRFDEYAQIAHALPSEDAVLRHILTPRITNGEITLTSEDLEVLVAIDGERTVGEIVGHSMHGEYAASKALHKVLSASLAEPCPQKSETARQRADEGDVFNLIYQVYSRALEAARQILADQLGAAGDRLFMRIPESCEDDARGMSHMLVDRGGNGGVAAFRDLAAQIPDAVRLHRVLDVSGRTLRHAIDSVRDRLGSHRANQLVRHIEQDLMLVLGQKRDIADNYDIRRELNFALRGDAS